GCTGCAGTAAGAAagcaccacaaactgagtggcttaaaaccacagagatTTATTGCCAGAAGTTGGAAATCAAGATGTGGGCAGGGCTCCCTCTGAACCTGCAGGGGCTCTTCCCAGCCTGTCCAATCTCTGGCACTCCTAGGCTTGTAGAAGCATCGCCCCGACCTGTCTCATACGGCATGGCCTTGTAAGGAGACACAGTCATGTCGGATTAGGGCCCCCCACTTCCACTCTCCCTGGTCGGCTGGCAGAGGAAGCCGTTCTCCTGGCTTCTCCTCGCTCTGCGTGTCGGGCAGCATCTCTGGTCATGGCGTGTACTACataggagggagaggcagagcagTTGGAAGGCCCCGTGTAGACAGCAGCCCTAGTGGTGCTCACCAGCCCCAACTGATTTCCTCTGGATAGAAACCCCCATGCTCTCAGGCTGTTTTGGGGCAtccttgttacagcagcccggaCTCTGTGTTAGCAGATAGGAGGGGAACAGCACGCCAGGTGAGGAACAGCTCAAATGGCAAGTGCTCCACGCCTCTCATCAGTTAAACATAGTCAGGGGCCCCTCCTTTTCCACTTTCTGGAAACCCACTGAATAAAATTGAAAGTCAAGGAAATTTTCTAACTTGAAAGATGTTCTTTGAGCTGAATAGTGGAGTGTTTTTACAGAGAATGACCCCAAGACATGATGCAGATTGTGGTCCCTGATGAGATGAGCCTGGCTCCTGGCACGGCCTGCAGGGTGCCTGGTAAACCCATTTCCCCCACAGGCACATGCCAGCCCATGCAAGGCAGGCACTGGCCTTCAGCATGGGTACCCACTGGCCTCCCACTTAGTGGCCTGGAGACGACCCTCCCCTGGGTGTCAGTGTGGACACCACTGCCCACCCACCGGGACATGGCCCTCTGCCGTGGCCCCTCCACACCTCCCAGCACATCCCGGCCACCCTGACTGCCCCCCCAGTCACGTGTCCCCATTGTTTGGAATGTGCTGATGTCCGGCGTTCAGCTCAGGCAGCCAGTGCTCAGTTACTGCAGGTGTCCCCAAAGTGGGCATGACCAGTGACCATCACGTAATCAGAGCAGCAACACTGGTGGGGCAACACGTGCCACTCAGGTCTGTTGTCATTATCTGAATATTCACCATGGATATTTATGCCAGAAGCAACTTGCAGTGAAAATTCTCAGCcagtggaaaaataaacatacttCTATTGTTATAAGGGGCAATAATTAATGACTGTTTAAATTAAtttcattgattaaaaaaatattaattgagcacttactatatgctagACATGGTTTAAGGCATATCTTTAAGTGAGGAACTACATTAATATACATATTAAGAGACAGAACGTTAGCTAGACGTTAGCTAGGAAGATTACCTCTCTCCTGAGCCAGGAATACTTACAAGAACTGTATCTACTTTTAGTTACTTAATTTCACTTAGGTTTTGATTCTTTCATGAAAAAGTCCTACTTGTGAATTTTTCACATCTCGTGAggatgaaataaaagcacaatatcCACTTTGCCATCTTGAACATGTCTTGAGAGGAAATAAAGCCTATGTCCACAGACTCCACACAGATGTTCAGAGCAGCCCAACACCGCATGCACAAGAGGCCCGGGGAAAGGAGGAAGCTGCGGCGTGTCCACCGGGGAGGCTGCCGTCCTCTCAACCTGAACCAGCCATGCCCTAGGGACCCTGAAACAAAGAGGGAGGGAACCTGCCGACAGAGGAACAGGGCAAACACCTCCATTTCCCGTTTTAGTCAGCACCGTGTGGCTAAACCACAGCACCGGCCCCGGCCCGTACAAGAAATCCCATTCATGGTGATGGGGGCATGAGCAGGGGCAGGGCACACAGACAGGGGCTCATGGTTTATTCACCGTGTAACTTTTTAATTAACTTGGTGTAAAATTGAAGATTAATGTGAAAAATGAGACTACCATTGAAGGTAGATgctgtggagaaatggctgaATGATGACAAAGGGCCTCAGGGATCATGTGTCAGGAAGCAGCACAGCTCAGAGATCCTGAAACGTGCACCAGATGAACGTTTGCGCTCACACATGTGTTTACCAGACCTGGCACTCTCGACATCGCCCTCCACCAGTGAGCATTTACCCGGCTACACTGCCTGGTGCCAGGTCTGTTACGTGGGAGGGTGTGCAGCAGTATGCCTGATGGACACCAGTTGGACCCCAGCAGTGGGGTGACAGGGGCAGGGGCCCAGTAGATGAGAGCCCACGGTGCAACACAAGGGACACTCAGCACAGGAGGCTCCATGCTGAGCCACTGGACGCTGGTCCCCATGTCCAGGCCAAGGAGCAACCTTTAAATGATGTATCTGACAACCAAGTGGTTTCTGGGCATCGTAAAGTCATCACTAAAAAAAATCTTCACAACTGGGAAGTTTTCATTTCCCCACAGAACGTGAGACTCTTTTATTACGCAGTAGAGTTTCAGAAGTGTTTACACCTTGCAGAGTGAGGGAAGACCCAGAGGTGAATGAGGACAACCACCACGAGGCATTTCACACCAGAACCCTGCCTCACAAGGACAGAATGAGGAAGCCACAAGAACCACGCCACCAGAGTGCCTGTTCTTCAAGAAGCCGTGTGCTCGGCACCGCAAGGGGCAGGCACGCAGGACCGAGACGTCTCTTGTGGGCCTGTGGGTCACTCTGGCTGTCATACGTTTCCAGGGTGGGATAATGAGGGCAGAATCACACACAGGCTGGAAACCAACAGTCTACTTGAGGAGCTTCGCCACATTCAGACTGGGAACCACGATCTCCTTGAAGATGGGCACATAGTTGGGATTCACCTGTGTAGGGCCCTGCTCCAGTGACTCGATGATCGTCTGCTTCATGTCCCGGCTGGCGTCCCCTCGCAAAGCCAGCAGCGCGCCGATGTGGTCATCtctgggggatggggagagacGTCAGGGTTATGTCAGGGGTGCACCTGCAGCTGCTCACCCCCATGGCCGACACTGAGGGCCCCAAAATGGGGTCAATGGCTGTGGATGAAAGGCAAGTCTCCCTCATCATGCCAGAGGGAGAGAAGCCTGAGTTTTCATCTTACTGTGGTCTTTTCCTTCAATctaaaattacaaagatttttgtttttgtttttgttttttgctgaggaagattcaccctgagctaacatctgtggcaatcttcctctattttgtatgtgggttgctgccacggcatggccgctaccaagtggtgtaggtccgcatcctgcaaccgaacccaggctgccaaagcagagtgcaccaaactcaaccactaggccacggggctggccccctacaaTTGCaaagttttttaaacttttccaaaatgtagccttttctaaatatttgtttaGTAGACTGCCTAACCAGAGTGGGAGGGCTTTGGAGAGCACTCAGGACTGCTGGTTCTTCCCACTTCTTGCAGGCCCAGAGCAATGGCGGAGAGGAGCTGCCAGGCTGAAGTGGCAGGTGTCCATGGTGGGTTCACAAAGGCTAGCAGGGGCCTGAAGGGAGCACcacggccaggccccttccctcaCACAGGAGAGGCGGTGTCCTGGCCCTGTGTGGAACAGGGGGTCCCTTCTTGGAACCCACTACAAACATAGCACAAGACAAGCTTCCTAAACCCACTCTGCCAGCCACCTTCCCACCCAGAACATCGAGTGTGGTGATGCAGCCCCCCaaccctgcccccacccactcTGACACTTAGGAAGTATGTGAATTGCGGCCTGGTGGGAGGGCATACAAGACACAGGTGCGTCCGACATAGTTCTCAGAAGCCCATTCTGCTCGCGGCTGTCTACACCACTCGTCGTCACAAGAGCCCAGACCTGCTGCATCATCACCCCCACAGGGCTCACGCCTAACGCCCAGGACCCTCCAATTCCCAGTGACCCCAGGAATGACCCTGCTGCTGCTCCACGGGTTCCAGCTGAAGCATAACACCATTACCTGAGGTCTGGGTATTTGCTGACCAGAGTCGAGACTTCCAAGTAGAGCAGAGAAGGGTCTGTTAGCTTGATAACTTCTGCAATCGCTATGATAGTATCACAGTACCCATCTGCATCTTCACCAAACCCCTAGGAGACAAGATGCAGTGGTGATGAGCAGCACGCACACCACACTCTGTCAAGCCCTCTCTCTGGCCAAGGCCACCTGGCTGGCAAGCCCAGCTCCTTCCTTTCACATCAACACCTCAAGATTCATTCCCACAGTGGGGGCTGTTTTGTGTGAGCACTCAGCATTGAGACGGAGTGGGGAGAGTCTGGGGGCGGAGCACCCAATTTTAAGTCAATCCAGCATCTGAGGAGGAGAACCCCAGCACTCTCACAAGGGTCGGGGACCCATGAGCGTCAGGTCTGGCTATGCGCTGCCGCCAGAAGCTATCACCCTGAGTGCAAGTGCCCCCAACCACAAGGTCACAGAGATCTGCGTGCAAAtcctatttacaaaaaaaaagaatcaactgGTTACTTGGTTCCTGACATGAGTGATCCTGATGGACTAGCCTAAAAAGTCCTTGAGGTGGAAACTGAAAAATAAGCACAGAACGACCTTATTAACCACTGTTAACTCTGAGATGACGTGGGGGCAGCAGCACTCACAGAGGCCAGCTTGCGGAACAGGAAGCGGAGCTGCTCAGCCTCCCTGACCATCCTCTCAGCGCCCTCCTTGCGCTCCTCAGCGCTCCGGAATGAGATGCGCTTCTGCATGACGGCCCGCAGGTACTCCACTACCACACGCCGGTGCGCCTCGGCCGTCATTCTCTGGAGGAGCAAACGAGCAGACATGAAGGCTTTAACACGAATCTAGGTCAACGCACAAAGAGGTCAGAACACGTTCCTCCCATCCCTCATCAATACAAACAGCaggattttaaagtaaatatgttgggccggccccgtgtcttagcggttaagtgtgtgcgctccgctactggtggcccaggctgGGATCCCgcgcgcacaccaatgcaccgcttctccggccatgccgaggctgcatcccacatacagcaactaaaaggatgtgcaactatgacgtacaactatctactggggctttggggaaaaaaaaaggaggaggattggcaatagatgttagctcagaaccggtcttcctcagcaaaaagaggaggattaacatggatgttagctcagggctgatcttcctcacaaaaaaataaataaataaaaaataaatatgttaagttaaataagcatttttattaagaattttattatgaattttatttagaaaatcacGACAGCATTCACTATCTCTCCTTAGAGTCAATGGTGAAAGGAATGCTGGAACAGACATACCTGCAGCACGGGCAAACGCGCCAGCAAGAAGCCGTGCACAGTGGGCGCCCAATGGAACGGACTGCACCGTAGCTGCTTACGCACCATTCTAGAAAGCAAACAGAATAAAGCACCCCAAACAGGACGCTTGCTTGCAGCCTCATCTGACATGTCATTCATGGAGGGATGCCACTGCAGAACGGCTTCTGCGCAGCACCTGCTCCCCTGGGGCCTGATCAGGGGCTCACAGCCCCTCTGGGTGATTCGGGCCTACTTCTCCTCGATCTGCCCCGACCTGTGTGCGTCTCTGAGCATTTCACCCCAAGGACGGAGTGCGCGTTCAGTGGGGGAACTGGGGACCCGGCCCTCACAAACCCAGGCCCACAGGACTGACGTGTGTGAAGCACACACATCATGCCTTGTTCACAGAATGTTGTTTAACTACCAGTCTCTGGAGATGGTGTGATAGGAGCTTCAGAGGAAAGAGGAACCTCGAGTCCGTACATGTGGGGGAGTTTCACAGAAGGCCATGTTCTCTCCACCACACATGGAGACACATGGAGACTTCGGTTCCTGTCAGAGCCCACCCTCAGCGGGAGATGGGCACCAGGCAGTCGGCTCGCATCAGAGCCCTGAGACCAAACAACAGAAGCTGTGTCTACCTGGGGAGGCCGGGAGGCTCCACTCCCTGTGCCAAAGTGAGGGGGGGCCCCCAAGGGCCACAAACAAGACAAAGCGAGATGGCATCCAGGAGCCACATGGAGTCGAGGGTGGGGTCTAAGGGATGTGTGCTGCTCCAACAGGGCCCAGCCCTTGAGAGAGCAAACATTCTCTCTTCAGGCACACGCACTCCCAATCGCACCAGTGACGAGCCACCAAGACTGGGGTCGGCTGAGACAACAAGCCCCTGGCCGGAGGCCTTCACACACAGGCTCGTCAGACACCATTAAATCGACAtacaaaatgtttaaataaataaaaggtgtcACCAAAAACTGCAAAACAAGAAACTCAAAATTGGCCAGAGATGGCCCCACCAACCTCTAACCACGAGAGGCTTCCCAACAGCCGTGAAAGGACAGATTAGTTAAGTGCATCTGCaagtaccacttttttttttttttttgagtttgccCCCAAATACCCCAGCTCCTTTGACTGCTATCTACAGTGGCCAAAAGTATCACTTTTAATGGAAGAGtcagaagaatttcctttaaaaccAGGAATTAGACAGGAATGCCCACTGTGCTGGTGTCCTAGCCAGTGCAGAAGACAAGGAGACAGAAGAGGTGTAACGGCCAGAAGGGAAAACACACAAGGTCATTGTTCACCATGGAACCAGTGTCTACACAGAGACCTGGAAAGATCTGGAGACAAATCCTAGGAACAATCAGAAGGTTCTACAAAGTGTCTGGATGTTGAGGTCAACCTATCAAAACCACTCACATTTCTATAAACCAGAAACAAACAGCTAGAAAGCCTGATTAAGTAACGGCTTCGACAACAAGAACAGCAAAAACTACATCAGGCGGAGAGAATACATCTGAGGAAAGACGCCCAGGCCCTTGACGAGGAGACGGCGGCATTTATGGTGAGACTCGAGAAGACACAGACTGCCGAGTGACACAGGGCTCTGTGCACGTGGTCCCTTCATTCTCCCGTCTGCAATGCAGCTCCCGGGTTCTCAGGGGCCTCTTCCGGAGTGGAGAAAGGCCGGCAGCCCACAGTATGTCCTAGGCGGGGATCTGGTGAGGGAACCACCATTTCTCCCCGGTCCTCTCATCAGAGCCACGGCGACTGTCCCCATCCGCCGTTCAAGGGGTCCCCACCACCCGCAGGTTCCAGGTCTGCAGCCATGTGTCAGTGTGGGTTTAGTGGGGCGTCGGAAGGCAGTCAAGTTTGATGTGTAGTGCCAACCTTCACTCAGAAACCCCATCACCTCCACCTCTaccttatctttctttttttgaggaagatcagctctgagataacatccatgccaatccttttttttttttttttgctgaggaagactggccctgagctaacatctattgccaatccacctcctttttttcccccttttctccccaaagtcccaggagatagttgtacgtcatagttgcacatccttctagttgatgtaagtgggacaccgcctcagcatggctggacaagcggtatgtcggcacgcgcccaggattcgaacccaggccgccagtagcggagcgcacgcacttaaccgctaagccacggggccggcccccacctctATCTTATCTTTAGACACGACGTCTCCTACCTGCCTTGGGTTAATAAAACTACCCATGAAGTTCCATTCACAGAAGAACTAACTTGACACTGAATTCTACACAAGATGCCAGACAGGCTCCAGTATGCAGGTGAGCTCACACGACACGACTAGGCCCCCCATTCTTACCTTTTTATACGGCTTCTTAATTTTGGCAAAATCGTTGAAATAGTCTTCCACAGTGACACAGATGATGTCTACAGCATTTGATCCCAACAGCCACTTCTTTGTCATCAGCTCACTGAGATGTTGCTGCAAAGCAGAGACCACAGAAAACATTACCTGGACACTGTCTCCACTTCAGGTGCATCGGGAGGGAGGTGCTGCAGAGCCTAGTTTGTTACGTCTGACTGATGTTCTGACCATGATAGCAACAGAGAGTCACGTAAAAACTCTACTATACATAATCTGCAAATTCCTACTTTCACTATATGAGACTTATACTATAGGTGACTTCTGTGATGAGCTGGTGTTAGATATGTAGGTATCTGTGTGTACACACTTTACCTTTAATGActacatatacttattatatggtCATTCTGCAATTTATTTACCCAGTTCTGATAGACGTTTAAAATTTCTCACATTTTGCAATTATAAAGAATGCTGCAGTGATTCTGTATATTTCTGCAGATGAAATTCCTaaaaagtggaactgctgggtcaaaaAGTATGCAGACTAAAACATTGATAACTGTTTCCTAACTGCCCTCCAAACACTACACCAGTTCTACACAGAACACGAGGGAGTGTTTCTTTCCTCATGCCCTCAACAGCACCGAGGGGAATCAATGTTTTCAACCCCTGCCATCCTGCTaagcaataaataatatttaatttgttttcctttgaagaagATGAGTAAGATTGGGCATTTTGTTTCATATTTAGGACATTTGTAATCCTTTTTCTGTGAAATGGTTATTCATGCCCTTTGTCTACTTTTCTATTATACTGTCTCTTttaatattctgaaataattccAAAAGCATATCTTTGTCTTCTAAACCATTTTAAGAAAGTCACAGACATCGGGAAATGATCCCACCAATCTTCCCAGGAGGTCCTTCCCAGCAGGACCCGAGATGATCATGGTTTCATCTTCTAAACATATTCTGGTTTCTGCTAATATATCTATACAATGCTGAATCATCTTtgtatttctgaaataaatgttACTTGTTCATGGTGTGTTATGCCTTCGATATGATGCTAAACACATTTTGTTAATGACTTTGTTTTGTATCTTTATTCAAAACTGAGACTGGTCTATGAGATGTGTGCAAGTGCACGTGTTCTCAATTTAGTTTTAGGATCAAGAATTTGCTAATGAATATACTCAGATCTCTTTCTACGTATTTGTTTCCATTTTGTAATCCACTAAGCAGTTCAGCCTCTTTAATATTTACTGGGAGTCCCTATTCAATTGTGTATCAGAAAGACCCAAAATTCGGGCCTGCATCATACAAAGCCACCACATCACAGAAAAGCACCAGCGCTTGAACCGTGACTGGAGACAAATGCAAGTGTATGGCTCACATGGTGTACAGTTCACAGTGTGTGACCCGGAGGGTGGAACAGAAACAGCGTTTTCAGCCCAGAaaatgagaggaagaaagagcCAGCTCACCTCCAGGTCCAGGAAGACCTCCTCCAGCAGGCTACCGCAGCCCTCCTTCGCAATGGTGTCCAGAATCCCATCCATGCTTGGCTGGCTCAGAGATATGCCTTCTtccacttcattttttaaatacttcCTTTTTAAACTGACTATGGATTCTCTGCAAGGAAACGGTAAAGGCTCAGTGAGGCAGCTGAGTGTCCTTACCCCATCTTTCTCTCGAGGCTGAGTTCCATTTTCCATAAGGATCACTCACTTAAAGGTCTGGCAGTTGTTGATGATGGCAATCATGTACTGGACGTAGCAGTGTGGGTGCTGCCGGTTTCTCAGATGCTCTTCTTTATACAGTTGAGCTTCATCTTTGTATCTACGAACACACAGCCCACGTCAAGAGCATTATTAAAGGAGAACCTGGCGGGGTTCCAAACACCACACTGACATCATGCCTAATAAATTTCACATCACTAACACTTGACCATATGAGTCTTTAAAAACGAAATATTTGTTTTGGATGATCTATACTAATAGAGGAACAGAGAAGTTGACCATttaaaaaagattattaaaaattaatttcatatcAGGGTTTAAAATATGGTTCAGTATTCTGATTATACAAACAATTCCGAAATATTTGATTGAAGTAATTGGGAAAGTATTATCCTATTGTCTCAGACATGTAATTTGCCTAAAAACTCATACTAGTGTTGGGAACGTTATCAAATCTGTCTAAAACTTTCCCTgaagaaatcaaattaaaaataaattagactcTTTAGATGTTAAGAAAGCAAACAACTGAGATAGCTACACTATTTTTGAACTTACCATGAGGATTCTCAAACATATATGGGACTAGAAGAATAGCACAACACgctgtgtatatttttaatagaTCTTAAGAAAGAAGCAAACTGAAAATTGGCAATTAAAGAGAAATTAAGCATTTCTATCCAAAGTGTGGTCCAGGTGATCAAAGAGCTGAGGTTGATGGGGAAAACTTCCTCTTTACCGAAGATTCCCACCTCATTCCTATTGACTCAGGCCACGACTCCTAGAAGGACGGCCCAGGGGGACTCTAAGTGAGAGGCCCAGCATCGGCACCCACCAGAGCAGGACAGAGGAACACGCATCTCCTGACGTGCTACAACGTGGAGTACATACACACATCACCTAAGCAGAGTTCttgcaaaaaaataattaaataaagagGAATCCCACAAGCCTTTAGAGCCAACTTGTGCTTTGTGGGCAGACAAAAGTCTGAGGACAGGCTGGAGGATCTGTGTCTCCACAGCTAGTGGCTagatggggggagggggcggggactGCTCCACTGTCCAGAGACCCAAGACCCCAAAAGACCATATGCGATGCAGGTCTCCTGCTAACCCATGTGAATACATAACATGGGTTATGAGACTACTGGGAAAACGCAATACAAACTTGGTGTCAGACGATGCCATGGAATGATTGTTAATGTTTGCGTGGGCCGAAGGCACTGCAGCTGAGGTAGAGCATGTAGGCACGAAATCCAtcatgtctgggatttgctttcaGCAGAAGGGGGCAGGGGTGGCTTTAAACGGACAGCTTTTGAAACTGGTCGACTGAGGGGTAAACAGTTTTTTATGCCATTCTCTATACTTCCGTATAGGTTTGAAAATCTTCTTCAGGAACAATTCAAAGGGAGGGAGGCATCCTGGAGACAAGGTCCCTGAGCCCCCTGTCGAGGGCCAGCTCTGCTGTGGCACCCTCTCACAGTGGTAGGAATGTGGAGTGACCACCGGGCCTGGAGCTACCCTCCCTGGCCCCCAGGAAAGAAAACAGGAAGGACAACGTCCCAAGGAGAAGCTCTAACCCCAGTGCTGATCACACTGCGAAGGGCTTGGTGGCAGGTCGGGTCTGGGATCTCAGGGGACAGTGTAATCCACTCAAAGGAAGATAAGGAGAAAAGGCCTGTTTCTAAATAACAAAGGTAACTACAGCGAATCCAGGCTTAAGTTCTTTTTTAATAGCAAGTATCTTAGGATCAAcaaatttttgcttttaatttttaaaaacatactttcTAAAATAGGACACTGGCAGAAATACATACCTACTTAAGAAAGAATTCATTTGCTGAAGACACAAAACTAGTACCTTTGTTTTCAAATCTTCACTTATCTGAGCAGCAACTTGAAGATTCTGTTCAAACATCTAAAAATTGGAGAACTTATGAATTCTGATATAAACACAAAAGTGCAGCTTTCCCATTATATCAACCCCATTTGCTAAGTGGTAGTTAGGATAGtccaaattcaaagaaaaaaatgaaaccacttgaaaaataacaaagctaGTTAAACAAATAAACCACTTTCTTGTTGGGTAAAAAACCCAAGTGAATCGTTCCCTAATTTCCTGCCATCGGGTTGATCTCCACAAAGGGGGAAAAGTGGACTCACACCGAGTGACAGGCAGAAGGGGCCCTGGAGGGCGGTATGGCAGGGGTCACATGGGTGCAGGGGCTGGGCTGTTATTTGTGATATGGATTTCTTAAGAAGTGGATACACACTGCAGCTGAGGGGAGCCAGACTTGGAAGGACCAAGCAGGGCCAGCAGACAGAGCTCACCCCAAGTCCTTGTCGCCAACCTCAGAGGTTCCAAAATAAAGGACTCATCTGTCTCTAACTGATGGTATCACCCAGAG
The Diceros bicornis minor isolate mBicDic1 chromosome 20, mDicBic1.mat.cur, whole genome shotgun sequence genome window above contains:
- the EXOC3 gene encoding exocyst complex component 3 isoform X2 — its product is MDLECSRDGLMYEQYRMDSGNTRDMTLIHGYFGSTQGLSDELAKQLWMVLQRSLVTVRRDPTLLVSVVRIIEREEKIDRRILDRKKQTGFVPPGRPKNWKEKMFAILDRTVTTRIEGTQADTRESDKMWLVRHLEIIRKYVLDDLIVAKNLMVQCFPPHYEIFRNLLKMYHQALSTRMQELASEDLEANEIVSLLTWVLNTYTSTEMMGNVELAPEVDVSALEPLLSPNVVSELLDTYMSTLTSNIIAWLRKALETDKKDWMKETEPEADQDGYYQTTLPAIVFQMFEQNLQVAAQISEDLKTKVLVLCLQQMNSFLSRYKDEAQLYKEEHLRNRQHPHCYVQYMIAIINNCQTFKESIVSLKRKYLKNEVEEGISLSQPSMDGILDTIAKEGCGSLLEEVFLDLEQHLSELMTKKWLLGSNAVDIICVTVEDYFNDFAKIKKPYKKRMTAEAHRRVVVEYLRAVMQKRISFRSAEERKEGAERMVREAEQLRFLFRKLASGFGEDADGYCDTIIAIAEVIKLTDPSLLYLEVSTLVSKYPDLRDDHIGALLALRGDASRDMKQTIIESLEQGPTQVNPNYVPIFKEIVVPSLNVAKLLK